Sequence from the uncultured Draconibacterium sp. genome:
GAATTTACGACGAAGCACGTCGTGGATGGCTTTACCCGCTGGAATATAATCAACCGGCAAAAAAGGCATTTAAAAACGGCGAGTGGAACAAATATCGTATTGAAGCCATTGGTAACACCATCCGCACATGGATAAACGGACAGCCGGTAGCCAATTTGGTTGATGATTTAACTGCTGAAGGTTTTATCGCACTTCAGGTGCACTCGATTGGTAACGACACAGAAAAGGAAGGCAAAACCATTCGCTGGAAAAACATCCGCATTAAAACCGAAAATCTGGAAAGTGCCCGAATGTCCATGTCGGAAGATGTTCAGGAAGTGAGTTATTTAACCAATACACTTACCGCAAAAGAAAAGAACAATGGCTGGAAATTGCTTTGGGATGGCAAAACCACAAAAGGCTGGCGTGGTGTAAAACTGGACAACTTCCCGCAAAAAGGCTGGCATATAGAAGACGGCACCCTGGTGGTTGAAAAAGCCGCTGGTGCAGAGTCAGGAAATGGTGGCGATATCGTTACCGAAAAAATGTATAAGAACTTTATTCTGGAAGTTGATTTTAACCTGACTGAAGGTGCCAATAGTGGAATAAAATATTTTGTACAGGGCAACCTGAACAAAGGAGGAGGCTCGGCGATCGGATGTGAGTTCCAGATACTTGACGATAAAAAACATCCTGATGCAAAAAAAGGAGTGCTGGGTAACCGCACACTGGCATCGCTTTACGATCTGATTCCGGCCAACGGAACTTTCTATGATCCAAATCATCAGCAAAAAAGATTTAACGGAATAGGTAGTTGGAACCGTGCCCGGATTGAAGTAAAAGGCAATCATGTAACGCATTACCTGAATGGAATAAAAGTAGTAGAATACGAACGTAATA
This genomic interval carries:
- a CDS encoding DUF1080 domain-containing protein, which encodes MKHLMKKAILLVIAALLIGSLNAQEKKDWTPLFNGKNLKGWKVLNGSAEYKIEDGEIVGTSKAGTPNTFLATEKNYGDFILEYEMKMEAGLNSGVQIRSNSFKDYKDGRVHGYQVECDDSERRWSGGIYDEARRGWLYPLEYNQPAKKAFKNGEWNKYRIEAIGNTIRTWINGQPVANLVDDLTAEGFIALQVHSIGNDTEKEGKTIRWKNIRIKTENLESARMSMSEDVQEVSYLTNTLTAKEKNNGWKLLWDGKTTKGWRGVKLDNFPQKGWHIEDGTLVVEKAAGAESGNGGDIVTEKMYKNFILEVDFNLTEGANSGIKYFVQGNLNKGGGSAIGCEFQILDDKKHPDAKKGVLGNRTLASLYDLIPANGTFYDPNHQQKRFNGIGSWNRARIEVKGNHVTHYLNGIKVVEYERNTQQWQALVNYSKYQQWENFGNFEEGHILLQDHGDKVQFRNIKIKELD